The proteins below are encoded in one region of Alistipes communis:
- a CDS encoding glycosyltransferase WbsX family protein, with translation MKQHAKRVIAFYLPQYHPFPENDRWWGAGFTEWRNVVKARPLFRGHYQPHLPADLGFYDLRVPEVRQQQAALAERYGLSGFCYYHYWFNGHRLMQRPVEEMLASGKPDFPFMLCWANENWTRAWDGGEQEVLIRQEYSEEDDRAHIRYLLDEVFRDPRYIRVDGKPVFAVYRSALFPDMRRTIEVWREEAAARGAELYLCRVESFNAAGREELAVGFDAAIEFQPFTPAMTDFWEHRPWRQKLMYHLRKLWGDRRKMRKADYDAYVAYSLSRPAPDYKLYPSVTPSWDNTARRKQRMFLFHNATPEKYGRWLREVLRRFKPYSAEENFVFINAWNEWAEGNHLEPDMKWGGEYLAATLRAIEEDER, from the coding sequence ATGAAGCAACATGCCAAAAGAGTGATCGCCTTCTACCTGCCGCAGTACCACCCGTTCCCGGAGAACGACCGGTGGTGGGGCGCCGGATTCACGGAGTGGCGCAACGTGGTGAAGGCACGGCCGCTCTTTCGGGGGCATTACCAGCCCCACCTGCCGGCCGATCTCGGGTTCTACGACCTGCGTGTGCCCGAAGTGCGCCAGCAGCAGGCGGCGCTGGCCGAACGCTACGGGCTGTCGGGATTCTGTTACTATCACTATTGGTTCAACGGTCACCGGTTGATGCAGCGTCCCGTGGAGGAGATGCTCGCTTCGGGGAAGCCCGATTTCCCCTTCATGCTCTGCTGGGCCAACGAGAACTGGACGCGGGCGTGGGACGGCGGCGAGCAGGAGGTGCTGATCCGGCAGGAGTACTCCGAGGAGGACGACCGCGCGCACATCCGCTATCTGCTCGACGAGGTATTCCGCGATCCGCGCTACATCCGTGTCGACGGAAAGCCGGTCTTCGCCGTCTACCGTTCGGCGCTCTTCCCCGACATGCGGCGCACGATCGAGGTGTGGCGCGAGGAGGCGGCCGCCCGCGGCGCGGAACTCTATCTCTGCCGCGTGGAGAGTTTCAACGCCGCCGGACGCGAAGAGCTGGCGGTCGGATTCGACGCTGCGATCGAGTTCCAGCCCTTCACTCCTGCGATGACCGATTTCTGGGAGCATCGTCCGTGGCGGCAGAAGCTCATGTACCACCTGCGCAAATTGTGGGGCGACCGCCGCAAGATGCGCAAAGCCGATTACGACGCCTACGTCGCATACAGCCTGAGCCGTCCGGCCCCCGATTATAAACTTTACCCTTCGGTGACGCCGTCGTGGGACAACACGGCGCGGCGCAAGCAGCGGATGTTCCTGTTCCACAATGCCACGCCCGAGAAATACGGCCGCTGGCTGCGCGAGGTGCTGCGCCGCTTCAAACCTTATTCGGCGGAGGAGAATTTCGTCTTCATCAACGCATGGAACGAATGGGCCGAAGGCAACCATCTCGAACCCGATATGAAATGGGGGGGGGAATACCTTGCGGCGACGCTGCGGGCAATCGAGGAGGATGAGCGATGA
- a CDS encoding DMT family protein translates to MPRGILTILLLVCSNAFMTLAWYGHIVFKSKLERVSLAAIVLLSWGVALFEYCFQVPANRIGSVEYGGPFTLWQLKVIQEVITLIVFSSFVLFFSKNESLQWNHIAGFCCLVLAVYFIFRP, encoded by the coding sequence ATGCCGCGCGGAATTCTTACCATCCTGCTGCTTGTCTGCTCCAACGCCTTTATGACGCTGGCGTGGTACGGGCACATCGTATTCAAGTCGAAACTCGAACGGGTGTCGCTCGCAGCCATCGTGCTGCTGAGTTGGGGCGTCGCCCTGTTCGAATACTGTTTTCAGGTTCCGGCCAACCGGATCGGCAGCGTCGAATACGGGGGGCCGTTCACGCTGTGGCAACTGAAAGTGATTCAGGAGGTAATCACGCTTATCGTCTTCTCCTCCTTCGTGTTGTTTTTCAGCAAGAACGAATCGCTTCAATGGAATCACATCGCAGGGTTCTGCTGTCTGGTACTGGCCGTCTATTTTATTTTCAGGCCATAG
- a CDS encoding PKD domain-containing protein → MKRYIYMIAAFALMGAASCQPDEEVAVHASFTTDKESYDVGDPVVLTNTSTAENALIAICKWELGKGVVSYETTPENISYDQAGEYVIKLTVTSDRGAKKSSFEKTILVVDNNIRPVADFSWSPEKVVAGEPVQFTDRSTDEDGEVVAWEWKFGTTTSDKQNPEFTFAAQGPTEVSLTVTDDKKGKNTKTVTIDVGRGTINLDLLWLYPYDDTKDAYVFGTSPAVSPDGEYVYVTSTGYSLVCFTKAGERLWAFDIGKDGASAENNSGSIKVQSPTPSVGGDGTVYALAGFNEPNKGAGGSAFYAISGGAAGGSQLWYVNTGVNTSFRFLSPAVTEKYLFIVARNVPSGHQNFQVYDKSSGNLVDERHVNSGSYGGVLPLKNGMVIAGTGGSHGMRVYFPDGTGKWKFSCVKSNGREHNYGGTGEDKTCEAPNGTQPASGPGGKVYILFQNQGVRADKSLGGGIVYCYDPAKTVYGQTPEPDWYCPVKGDCAQSGMGVALGEDGTVYAATQKTGSEAAHVTAISAQGVKRWEHAADGDINGVPAVDDQGFVYYNDRTTGKLVKLRPEDGSRVAEIKLADELRSSPTISYDGTIYVNGMKDDKPTVFAVKGAAEGCAASWSQQGGNPSKTEYMY, encoded by the coding sequence ATGAAACGATATATCTATATGATAGCTGCTTTCGCCCTCATGGGGGCTGCCTCCTGCCAGCCGGACGAGGAGGTGGCGGTTCACGCCTCGTTCACCACCGACAAAGAGTCCTACGACGTGGGCGATCCGGTGGTGCTCACCAATACTTCGACGGCCGAAAACGCCCTCATCGCCATCTGCAAGTGGGAGTTGGGCAAGGGCGTCGTTTCCTACGAAACCACTCCGGAGAACATCTCCTACGACCAAGCCGGGGAGTACGTCATCAAGCTGACCGTCACCTCCGACCGTGGGGCGAAGAAGTCGTCGTTCGAGAAGACCATTCTGGTCGTAGACAACAACATCCGGCCCGTGGCCGACTTCTCGTGGTCACCCGAGAAGGTCGTGGCGGGCGAACCGGTGCAATTCACCGACCGTTCGACCGACGAGGACGGCGAGGTGGTGGCCTGGGAGTGGAAGTTCGGAACCACGACCTCCGACAAGCAGAATCCCGAGTTCACTTTCGCGGCGCAAGGACCCACTGAGGTTTCGCTCACCGTGACCGATGACAAGAAAGGCAAGAACACCAAGACAGTGACCATCGACGTGGGGCGCGGCACCATCAACCTCGATCTGCTCTGGTTGTACCCCTACGATGATACGAAGGATGCCTATGTGTTCGGTACGTCACCCGCGGTCAGTCCCGACGGCGAATACGTTTATGTGACCTCGACGGGCTATTCGTTGGTCTGCTTTACGAAGGCGGGCGAGCGTCTCTGGGCCTTCGATATCGGCAAGGATGGCGCGTCGGCTGAGAACAACAGCGGCTCGATCAAGGTTCAGTCGCCGACGCCTTCGGTCGGCGGGGACGGCACGGTCTACGCGCTGGCAGGCTTCAACGAACCCAACAAGGGTGCCGGAGGCAGTGCTTTCTACGCCATCTCGGGCGGTGCTGCGGGCGGATCGCAGCTCTGGTACGTCAACACGGGCGTAAACACCAGTTTCAGGTTCCTTTCGCCGGCTGTTACCGAGAAATACCTCTTCATCGTGGCGCGCAACGTACCTTCGGGACACCAGAATTTCCAGGTCTATGACAAATCGTCGGGCAATCTGGTGGACGAGCGGCATGTCAACAGCGGCTCCTACGGTGGCGTATTACCGCTCAAAAACGGTATGGTGATCGCTGGTACGGGCGGTAGTCACGGCATGCGCGTCTATTTCCCCGACGGCACGGGGAAGTGGAAATTTTCCTGTGTGAAATCGAACGGTCGCGAGCACAACTACGGCGGTACGGGCGAAGATAAGACCTGCGAAGCCCCGAACGGAACCCAGCCCGCTTCAGGTCCCGGCGGCAAGGTCTACATTCTGTTCCAGAACCAGGGCGTGCGTGCGGACAAGAGCCTGGGCGGGGGTATCGTCTACTGTTATGATCCGGCAAAGACCGTCTACGGGCAGACGCCCGAGCCGGACTGGTACTGTCCCGTCAAGGGAGACTGCGCCCAGTCAGGTATGGGCGTGGCGCTGGGTGAGGACGGTACGGTCTACGCCGCGACGCAGAAGACCGGCAGTGAGGCTGCCCACGTCACGGCTATCTCCGCGCAGGGTGTGAAACGTTGGGAGCACGCTGCCGACGGCGACATCAACGGCGTTCCGGCCGTTGACGACCAGGGTTTCGTCTATTACAACGACCGAACTACGGGCAAGCTGGTGAAACTCCGCCCGGAGGACGGTTCACGCGTGGCGGAGATCAAGCTGGCCGACGAGTTGCGCTCGTCGCCGACGATCTCCTACGACGGTACGATCTACGTTAACGGCATGAAGGACGACAAACCCACCGTCTTCGCGGTGAAGGGTGCAGCCGAGGGCTGCGCCGCATCGTGGTCGCAGCAGGGTGGCAACCCATCCAAAACTGAGTATATGTACTGA
- a CDS encoding RagB/SusD family nutrient uptake outer membrane protein produces the protein MKNQLILWSMFVGCVALATSCDLTENVQVKADKSMIFGSKSGLELYSNSFYKALPTLKNGFMQDKMCDVGAVSNTDTFIKQGAYNTETATSWSWGALKNINYFIDGCNDPKYCTVDDNTRDNYLGIARWFRAWFYYDKLTTYGEVPWFPHDIQSYQNDVMYKDRDSRDVIIRNLIADLDFAYEHIQATSSTGSSTLTRWAAAALKSRVCLFEAAYRRYHNLTELEITPEELYREAAKAAKLVIDNSGCSLNTATGKKGAYRDLFYNETPLTQEVILAVCANEKSGIFGEQNWWFNARSYGLCWSLVRSFVHTYLKLDGTPFTDAADYAVKSFTEEMEGRDLRLEQTVRGRNFLWDGKTAVADIKNLSLTGYQVIKYTLDESKYDGGAKNINSIPLIRYAEVLLNYAEAQAELGVITDSEWALTVGALRKRAGITGGTETLPTTVDGYLQRTFYPDVTSPVLLEIRRERAIELVAEGMRFDDLRRWKCGSLMETLPWSGIHIPGLEQPVDVNGDGVDDYYFTEGEVTAAPAAYRNIAIRVNQDGVGLYAEANAVAGYDLVYKTGAGDRYWYPDGRQYLYPIPAKVIRDYKNAGYTISQNPYWDNE, from the coding sequence ATGAAAAATCAACTTATATTATGGAGTATGTTCGTGGGCTGCGTTGCGCTTGCCACATCGTGCGACCTGACGGAGAACGTGCAGGTGAAAGCCGACAAATCGATGATCTTCGGATCGAAATCGGGTCTCGAACTCTACTCCAATTCGTTTTACAAGGCTCTTCCGACACTCAAAAACGGTTTCATGCAGGACAAGATGTGCGATGTGGGAGCCGTCAGCAATACCGACACTTTCATCAAGCAGGGAGCCTACAACACCGAGACTGCGACCAGTTGGAGCTGGGGCGCTTTGAAGAATATCAACTATTTCATCGACGGCTGCAACGACCCGAAGTACTGCACCGTCGACGACAATACGCGCGACAACTACCTCGGCATCGCCCGCTGGTTCCGTGCGTGGTTTTACTACGATAAGCTGACCACCTATGGCGAAGTGCCCTGGTTCCCCCACGACATCCAGTCCTACCAGAACGACGTGATGTACAAGGATCGCGACAGTCGCGACGTGATCATCCGCAATCTGATCGCCGATCTCGATTTCGCTTACGAGCATATCCAGGCCACCTCGTCGACCGGAAGCTCGACGCTCACACGCTGGGCTGCTGCCGCGCTCAAGTCGCGCGTCTGCCTCTTCGAAGCGGCTTACCGCCGTTACCATAATCTCACGGAGCTTGAAATAACCCCCGAGGAGCTATATCGCGAGGCCGCCAAGGCCGCTAAACTGGTGATTGATAACAGCGGCTGTTCGCTCAATACCGCCACGGGCAAGAAGGGCGCTTACCGCGATTTATTCTACAACGAAACGCCGCTGACGCAGGAGGTGATCCTCGCCGTCTGCGCCAACGAGAAATCCGGTATCTTCGGCGAGCAGAACTGGTGGTTCAACGCCCGTTCGTACGGACTATGTTGGAGCCTTGTCCGCTCGTTCGTCCACACCTACCTCAAGCTGGACGGTACGCCTTTCACCGACGCCGCCGACTATGCCGTGAAATCTTTTACTGAGGAGATGGAGGGGCGTGACCTGCGTTTGGAGCAAACCGTGCGCGGGCGCAATTTCCTGTGGGACGGCAAGACGGCAGTCGCCGACATCAAAAACCTTTCGCTCACGGGCTACCAGGTGATCAAGTACACGCTCGACGAATCGAAATACGACGGCGGAGCGAAGAACATCAACAGCATTCCGCTGATCCGCTATGCCGAGGTGCTGCTCAACTACGCCGAGGCGCAGGCAGAGTTGGGCGTAATCACCGATTCCGAATGGGCGCTTACGGTCGGCGCGCTGCGCAAACGCGCCGGCATCACGGGCGGCACGGAAACGTTGCCCACGACCGTTGACGGCTACTTGCAGCGCACCTTTTATCCGGACGTGACCAGCCCCGTGCTGCTTGAAATCCGCCGCGAGCGGGCCATCGAACTCGTCGCCGAAGGCATGCGCTTCGATGATTTGCGCCGCTGGAAATGCGGGTCACTGATGGAAACCCTGCCGTGGAGCGGCATTCACATACCCGGATTGGAACAACCCGTCGATGTCAACGGCGACGGTGTGGACGACTATTATTTCACCGAGGGCGAGGTCACGGCGGCTCCGGCGGCGTACCGGAACATTGCCATCCGCGTCAACCAGGACGGAGTGGGGCTTTATGCCGAGGCGAATGCCGTGGCAGGTTATGATCTGGTCTACAAGACCGGTGCGGGTGATCGTTATTGGTATCCCGACGGCCGCCAGTACCTCTATCCGATTCCCGCCAAGGTGATCCGGGATTATAAGAACGCGGGCTATACGATCTCGCAGAACCCCTACTGGGACAACGAATAA
- a CDS encoding TonB-dependent receptor has translation MKRIRLLFLMLLCAAGTVSTVRAQKVTLNFRDAKLEQVFGRITEQTGYTFYYARPTVNPDKIVSIAVKDVDVRAALKQLLAADKVEIEIRDGKIYLSPPLFLQAAAREQSVEGVVRDAAGQPVVGAAVIVKGTTRGVSSGADGSFAFDDLAGDAVLQVSALGYAASEVPVGNRSFVAVELKEDTKLVDKVVVVGYGTQKRANLTGAVDQVSSDLLENRPVANVTQMLQGAVPNLNISLADGKPNRSASYNIRGKTSIGAGGSALVLIDGVEGDPAMLNPNDIESVSVLKDAASAAIYGSRAPYGVVLITTKDPGKLPDKFTINYTGNVSIQQPTAIPDVVDDGYVYARLFYDAWYNYRFNEPTGFNNSQDFSRAWLDTFRQRKLAGNKLETTVDPDGKYVYYGNTDYYDALYKDTVIAQTHNVSISGSNGKISHYLSGRLYDYNGLFNFTPDTYRTMNLRSKVSSQVFKWLKISNNFDYTHDRYRQPMGYSKEGGGVLWRSVNDQGHPSSPIFNPDGTLTKSGAYAIGGLVTGDNWLDRTTKTLKNTTTLNVTMLENRLHLTGDFSFRTKDYTETKKTTAIPYSAYEGETVYLGTPETDDVMKESLQLTTYMATNAYAEFEDTFAEKHYFKALAGYNYEQQDYKSTYSERNGLLMPDAGNINFALGDVMSITGGGSRWRYVGAFFRFNYAYDDRYLLEVNGRYDGSSKFPNNSQWGFFPSASAAWRVSQEKFWNVSPMAVSNLKVRASYGALGNSNVDPYTYLETFGLSTFGTGSGDAARYLFGQAKLRYTSLPGQIPDNIGWETSKTFDVGLDAGFLNGRLNLTADYYVRKTVDMYTVGPTLPDTFGATAPKGNYADMSTYGYEISLSYNDSFRLAGKPFNFGIKTTLADYYSVIDRYNNASRKLSDYYEGQRLGEIWGFVCNGLFQNQAEIDAAFGGKGYKNDIMQTSEKYITYPGDMRFEDLNGNDAIDRGSSTVDDPGDRKIIGNSEPRYIYTISLNADWNGFFLSALFDGVGRQQWFPSDESLFWGMYNRPYNQVPTWHLQNYWTEERPNAYLPRYVGYYGPMNAGTANINTRYLQDVSYIRLKNLQFGYDLPKRWISKIGLSKVSVYFSGENLWSWSPLYRHTKDFDVTVANKKSDSDISDSKGDGHNYPVMRSFSFGISITY, from the coding sequence ATGAAACGAATCAGACTATTATTTCTGATGCTGCTTTGTGCTGCCGGAACTGTCTCGACGGTTCGGGCGCAGAAAGTGACGTTGAACTTCCGGGATGCCAAACTCGAACAGGTGTTCGGGCGGATCACCGAGCAGACGGGCTACACGTTCTATTATGCGCGTCCGACGGTCAATCCCGACAAGATCGTGAGCATCGCCGTCAAGGATGTCGACGTGCGTGCGGCGCTGAAGCAACTGCTGGCGGCCGACAAGGTCGAGATAGAGATCCGTGACGGTAAGATCTATCTTTCCCCCCCCCTTTTCTTGCAGGCTGCTGCCAGGGAGCAATCCGTTGAAGGCGTTGTCCGCGACGCTGCGGGACAGCCTGTGGTCGGCGCTGCGGTGATCGTCAAGGGTACGACAAGGGGTGTGAGTTCGGGAGCCGACGGCTCGTTTGCCTTCGACGATCTGGCGGGCGATGCCGTGTTGCAGGTTTCAGCGCTGGGATATGCGGCCTCTGAGGTGCCGGTCGGCAACCGCTCGTTCGTCGCGGTCGAACTGAAAGAGGACACCAAGCTCGTCGACAAGGTGGTGGTCGTGGGCTACGGCACGCAGAAGAGGGCTAACTTGACAGGCGCTGTCGACCAGGTTTCTTCAGACCTTCTGGAAAACCGTCCAGTGGCTAATGTCACCCAGATGTTGCAGGGTGCCGTTCCCAACCTCAATATCTCGCTGGCCGACGGCAAACCCAACCGTTCGGCGTCGTACAACATCCGCGGCAAGACGTCGATCGGTGCGGGCGGATCGGCTCTGGTGCTGATCGACGGTGTTGAGGGCGACCCCGCGATGCTCAACCCTAACGACATCGAGTCGGTTTCGGTGCTCAAAGACGCTGCCTCGGCTGCCATCTACGGTTCGCGCGCACCCTACGGCGTAGTGCTCATCACCACCAAGGATCCGGGAAAGCTTCCTGACAAGTTCACGATCAACTACACGGGCAACGTTTCCATCCAGCAGCCGACGGCCATTCCCGACGTCGTGGACGACGGGTACGTCTATGCGCGCCTTTTCTACGACGCATGGTATAACTACCGTTTCAACGAACCGACGGGCTTCAATAACTCGCAGGACTTTTCGCGTGCGTGGCTCGACACCTTCCGCCAGCGCAAACTCGCGGGTAACAAGCTCGAAACGACCGTCGATCCCGACGGTAAGTACGTTTACTACGGCAATACGGACTACTACGACGCGCTCTACAAGGATACGGTGATCGCACAGACGCACAACGTTTCGATCAGCGGTTCGAACGGCAAGATCAGCCACTATCTTTCGGGGCGTCTGTACGATTACAACGGTCTATTCAACTTCACACCCGACACTTACCGCACGATGAACCTCCGTTCGAAGGTTTCCTCACAGGTGTTCAAATGGTTGAAAATAAGCAATAACTTCGACTATACGCACGACCGCTATCGTCAGCCGATGGGCTATTCGAAGGAGGGCGGCGGCGTGCTGTGGCGTTCGGTCAACGATCAGGGGCATCCCTCGTCGCCGATCTTCAATCCCGACGGTACGCTGACCAAGTCGGGCGCCTATGCCATCGGCGGACTGGTGACGGGCGACAACTGGCTCGACCGTACGACCAAGACGCTCAAAAACACCACCACACTCAACGTCACGATGCTGGAAAACCGCCTGCACCTGACGGGCGACTTCTCGTTCCGCACCAAGGACTACACCGAAACCAAGAAGACCACTGCCATTCCTTACAGTGCCTACGAGGGCGAAACCGTCTATCTCGGCACGCCTGAGACCGACGACGTGATGAAGGAGTCGTTGCAGCTGACGACCTATATGGCCACCAACGCCTACGCCGAATTCGAGGACACCTTCGCCGAGAAGCACTATTTCAAGGCGTTGGCCGGTTACAACTACGAGCAGCAGGACTACAAGTCGACCTACTCTGAGCGCAACGGTCTGCTGATGCCCGACGCCGGCAACATCAACTTCGCGCTGGGCGACGTCATGTCGATCACCGGCGGCGGTAGCCGCTGGCGTTATGTGGGAGCCTTCTTCCGTTTCAACTACGCCTACGACGACCGCTATCTGCTCGAAGTCAACGGCCGCTACGACGGTTCCTCGAAATTCCCCAATAACTCGCAGTGGGGTTTCTTCCCTTCGGCTTCGGCCGCCTGGCGCGTTTCGCAGGAGAAGTTTTGGAATGTCAGCCCTATGGCTGTTTCGAACCTCAAAGTGCGCGCTTCGTACGGTGCGCTGGGCAACAGCAACGTCGATCCCTACACCTATCTCGAAACGTTCGGTCTGTCGACCTTCGGTACCGGTTCGGGCGATGCGGCCCGCTACCTCTTCGGGCAGGCCAAGTTGCGCTACACGAGCCTCCCGGGGCAGATCCCCGACAACATCGGCTGGGAAACCTCCAAAACCTTCGACGTAGGACTGGACGCCGGTTTCCTGAACGGCCGGCTGAACCTCACGGCCGACTACTACGTCCGCAAAACGGTCGACATGTACACCGTCGGGCCGACGCTTCCCGATACCTTCGGAGCAACGGCTCCCAAGGGCAACTACGCCGATATGAGCACCTACGGCTATGAGATCTCGTTGAGCTACAACGACTCGTTCAGGCTGGCGGGCAAACCTTTCAATTTCGGGATCAAGACGACGTTGGCCGACTATTATTCCGTGATCGACCGCTATAACAACGCCTCGCGCAAACTTTCCGATTACTACGAGGGGCAACGCCTGGGCGAGATCTGGGGTTTCGTCTGCAACGGGCTGTTTCAGAACCAGGCCGAGATCGACGCGGCGTTCGGGGGCAAGGGCTACAAGAACGACATCATGCAGACCTCCGAGAAGTACATCACCTATCCGGGTGACATGCGCTTCGAGGATCTGAACGGTAACGACGCCATCGACCGTGGCAGCAGCACGGTCGACGATCCGGGCGATAGGAAGATTATCGGCAATTCCGAGCCGCGTTACATCTATACCATTTCGCTCAATGCCGACTGGAACGGCTTTTTCCTCTCGGCGCTGTTCGACGGCGTGGGCCGGCAACAGTGGTTCCCCAGCGACGAGAGCCTTTTCTGGGGCATGTACAACCGTCCCTACAACCAGGTTCCGACGTGGCATCTGCAAAACTATTGGACCGAGGAGCGCCCGAATGCCTATCTGCCGCGCTACGTGGGCTACTACGGTCCGATGAACGCCGGTACGGCCAACATCAATACGCGCTATTTGCAGGACGTGTCGTACATCCGGTTGAAGAACCTGCAATTTGGTTACGACCTCCCCAAACGGTGGATCTCGAAGATCGGCCTTTCGAAGGTTTCGGTCTACTTCTCGGGAGAGAACCTCTGGAGCTGGTCGCCGCTCTACCGCCACACGAAGGACTTCGATGTGACGGTGGCCAACAAGAAGTCCGACTCGGATATATCCGACAGCAAGGGCGACGGACATAATTATCCCGTGATGCGGAGTTTCAGCTTCGGCATCTCGATCACCTATTAA
- a CDS encoding endonuclease/exonuclease/phosphatase family protein gives MRIFRYLLTFTLSFSFVFVAGCSDPKPDYSEFYKPQPGDEPEEPVNPGLDDNQLKVMSFNIRYSSGDDGVNSWDNRKQAVPAMFADQQPTVLGVQEARLDQKTYMDENCAGYKSIGVGRTDGQNAGEFMAIYYLDDAVKLEKWGTFWLSDTPDTPSIGWDASTYRTATWAVFTHYKSGRKFFYVNTHIDHVGQVAAQKSMELIEAKIRSLNPDNLPTLLTADFNKMLDSPIFDGVKKFMVDARTTAPVTDNKASFNNFGGATNYPRIDHIFSSGFTPLRFATVDQRYEKVPYISDHYPIAAVLEFK, from the coding sequence ATGAGAATATTTCGTTATTTACTGACGTTTACGCTGAGTTTCTCCTTCGTTTTCGTCGCCGGATGCAGCGATCCGAAGCCCGATTACTCGGAATTCTACAAACCCCAGCCCGGCGACGAGCCGGAAGAGCCGGTCAATCCCGGCCTTGATGACAATCAGTTGAAAGTCATGTCGTTCAATATCCGTTACAGCTCTGGCGACGACGGAGTGAACAGCTGGGACAACCGCAAGCAGGCCGTTCCGGCGATGTTCGCCGACCAGCAGCCGACGGTGCTCGGCGTGCAGGAGGCGCGGCTCGACCAGAAGACCTACATGGACGAAAACTGCGCGGGCTACAAGAGCATTGGCGTGGGCCGCACCGACGGTCAGAATGCCGGTGAGTTCATGGCCATCTATTACCTCGACGATGCAGTGAAGCTCGAAAAGTGGGGGACATTCTGGCTCTCCGACACCCCCGACACCCCGTCGATCGGCTGGGACGCCTCGACCTACCGCACGGCCACGTGGGCCGTGTTCACTCACTACAAGTCGGGCCGCAAGTTCTTCTACGTCAACACCCACATCGACCACGTGGGACAGGTGGCGGCCCAGAAATCGATGGAACTGATCGAGGCGAAGATCAGGTCGCTCAATCCCGACAACCTGCCGACGCTGCTGACAGCCGACTTCAACAAGATGCTCGACAGCCCGATTTTCGACGGCGTGAAGAAGTTCATGGTCGACGCGCGTACGACCGCTCCCGTGACCGACAACAAGGCGTCGTTCAACAACTTCGGCGGGGCGACCAATTATCCGCGCATCGACCATATCTTCAGTTCGGGCTTTACGCCCCTGCGCTTCGCTACCGTCGACCAGCGTTACGAGAAGGTACCCTATATTTCGGATCACTATCCCATTGCGGCCGTGTTGGAGTTCAAGTAA
- a CDS encoding glycosyltransferase family 2 protein has translation MSATASPKVSVIVPVHNTAPWLDRCVESVRAQTLRDIEIILVENRSTDASPELCDAYPAADARIRVLHLAEAGLSRARNAGLAVATAPYVGFVDSDDYIEPDMFRRLYDAAVESGAQIAYGDLIYEEEGTPQPAEPAGPVTVRTPDEVLCDLLLERISASACTKLFDRTLFEGLQFPLDVWFEDHRVVHEWVARCRRIAYVEKVCYHYVQRDGSICHSFSAPKHYHFFLANFERFEFVRRQRLFEGRTEQDAICDKLVRNCLYNFREAMRRRHASDFAEAVADMRRKLARMYEVKAQLPPATRKRLRRVVKHYGWYYLTHFVFRKKR, from the coding sequence ATGAGCGCGACCGCATCCCCGAAAGTCAGCGTGATCGTGCCGGTGCACAATACGGCGCCGTGGCTCGATCGCTGCGTCGAATCGGTCCGGGCGCAGACGCTCCGCGACATCGAGATCATTCTGGTCGAGAACCGTTCGACCGACGCCTCCCCCGAGTTGTGCGACGCCTATCCGGCTGCGGATGCGCGCATCCGTGTGCTGCACCTCGCCGAAGCGGGGTTGTCGCGTGCCCGCAATGCGGGGCTGGCCGTTGCGACGGCTCCCTACGTGGGGTTCGTCGACAGCGACGATTACATCGAACCCGACATGTTCCGGCGGCTCTACGACGCTGCGGTCGAAAGCGGGGCGCAAATCGCCTACGGCGACCTGATCTACGAGGAGGAGGGGACACCGCAGCCGGCCGAACCCGCGGGGCCGGTGACCGTCCGCACGCCCGACGAGGTATTGTGCGACCTGCTGCTCGAACGCATCAGCGCTTCGGCCTGCACCAAACTTTTCGACCGGACGCTGTTCGAGGGACTGCAATTCCCGCTCGACGTCTGGTTCGAGGATCACCGCGTCGTCCACGAATGGGTCGCCCGATGCCGGAGGATCGCCTATGTGGAGAAGGTCTGCTACCACTATGTCCAGCGCGACGGCAGCATTTGCCACTCGTTCAGCGCACCGAAGCATTACCACTTCTTTCTGGCCAATTTCGAGCGTTTCGAGTTCGTCCGCCGGCAGCGGTTGTTCGAGGGTCGGACTGAGCAAGACGCGATCTGCGACAAGCTGGTGCGCAACTGCCTTTACAATTTCCGGGAGGCGATGCGCCGCAGACATGCCTCCGATTTCGCGGAGGCCGTCGCGGATATGCGCCGGAAACTGGCGCGGATGTACGAGGTGAAAGCGCAGCTTCCGCCGGCGACGCGAAAGCGCTTGCGGCGGGTCGTGAAGCACTACGGCTGGTACTACCTGACCCATTTCGTGTTCCGTAAAAAGAGATGA